CCTGCGGCTGGTTGATTCGCCCGGCGACGAAGACGGGGATATCGACCAGTTTTTTGACGGCGTGTGCCATCGGCGCCAGATAGCCGTGTTCGATGTTCATCGGCGGCACGACGTGGATCGAGCCCTTCAGGGCGATCATCGAACCGGCGATAACGTTTAGATAGTCGAGGCCGCCGTCGTTGCCGATCATGCGGCAGACCTCCATCAACTCGTCGGGATCACCGCCATCCCCGTGCATTTCGTCACCGGAAATGCGCATGCCGACGATCCGTTCGCCGCCGGCCGCGTCGCGCACGCTGGCGATGACCTCGCGCAGGAACCGCATGCGGTTCTCAAGGCTACCGCCATAGGCATCGGTGCGCCGGTTGATGTGCGGGTTCAGAAACTGCGCGGGCAGCAGGCTGTGGCTCGACAGAATTTCGACACCGTCCAAACCCGCCCGTTTCATGCGCGCCGCCGCCGCGCCATAGGCCTTGACCAGGTCGGCGATCTCTACCGCCGACAACGCCCGCGACACCATGTGCGAGCGCTCGGAGGTGTATTCGGAGGGGCCGTAGGGAACACCAAGCGACCCATCGGTGGTGCCGACACCGTAGACACCACCATGGCCGAGTTGCCCGAAGATCGCGCAGCCATGGGCGTGAACGGCTTCGGCCGTGCGCTGGTAGCCCGGGATGCACGCGTCGTCGCCGGCGTTCAGATTGCGCCGACCGGAGGTCCAGTGCAGCGCGGCCGCCTCGGTGATGATGAGGCCGGCGCCGCCCCGCGCGCGCGCCTCGTGATAGGCGACGAAACGATCATCCGGCAGAAAGCCGTCGAGCAGACATGTCATGTGACCGGTCGAGAAGATGCGGTTCTTGAAGGTCGCCGGGCCGACCTTGATGGGCGAGAAGAGATGGGGGAACGCCGTCATGGTGCTCTAGGTCCTGGATCCTGCCGGCCCCGAGCATACCTTCCTCTACAGCGTAGAAAAAGCGCCGATAAGGCCGACGAGCCACAAAATCGAGGCGGCGGCGAAAGCGATCAAGAAACCCGGCCCACGGCTGGGTGGGTCGTTTTTGTAGCTGACGGCATAAAGGACACGTCCGGCGATCCAAATCAGGCCGCCGATTCCGGCCCAGGTCCACGTCACAAAGTAGCCGCAGATCCACATGCTGGGCAGAAAGAAGATCATCTGCTCGGCGGTATTCTGATGAATGCGGAAGGCGCGCTCGAACTTTTCGTCACCAACGGTCGCCGGCGCCTTGATGCCCGCTTTGCCACGGTGTTGCGCCGTGCGCGCCGCGAGAAACATATAGAAACCGAGAGCGAGTAGTGTGACCAACGCGACAAAGGCCATGGTTCGGCGCCTCCTTTGGCGGGTTAGAACGAGATCGGTGCGAAGCGTGACGCAACCGCCGCGGCAGCCAACATAAGCACGAATGTACCCAACGACACGGTAACGACGGTGGTACCGCTCGGTTCGGGCATGCCACTGGCGTGGTGGTGCCCGCCGCCACCTTCGTGGCCGCCATGATGGGCGTGGCCGCTCATGGCATGGCCGGCGTGCTCGCCATGACTGCCCATCGCGGCCGCAGGCTTATCGGCTGACGACGCCGTCATCATGCCGTGCTTGTAGCCTTTGCCGACCAGCCAGGAGTTTATCGGATAGGCGGTGATCCCGCCGATCATCGTCGCCACGGACATGACACCCCAGAAGGCGGGGTTCCAGGGATTGTCGCCGTCGGGCACCACGTGCATCAGGATGACCATGGTCGGGATCATGCCGAACATCACCATGTTCATGGAGACGGTCTCGGCGAAGAAGGTCTTCCTGACCGCGACCCAGTAGCTGCCGAACATGGACTTCATGAACAGCGCCTGGAAGACCAGGAGCCCGACCACGAAGGCCGACAGGTACTCGATGATCAGATCGATGCCGTTCGGCAGCATGAAGTGATAGACGATGGCGGCAGAGATGATGATGCCGGTGGCGTCGCCCGCCAGACAGTGCGCCATCGACCCGATGGTCTGTTTCCAGTGCGGCGCGATAAAGGCGTCATGCGTGCCAGGCAGCGGCTGGCGGCAACTCAGCAGGTAGACGAACAGACCAATCGGGCCGGTGTAGAGCATGACCAGCACCCAGGCCAGTTTCATGACACCAACGGAAGGCGTATTCGTTGTCTGATCCCAGATGACGAAGACCACCGCGCCGAACGTCAACACGTACCAGACAAGCAAAGCTCCCATCAGCATGACGGATGCTTCCCATGGATCGCCTCTATGGACGGCCGGCCGTTTGGCGCTGCGTCGACCATCTTGCCCCCCTTCCGACACTCATGGTGGACGCATAGGCTCGATCTGTGAAGTGGTCGTGTCAAACAGCCGCAGGCCGCATCAATCGAAGGTAGGTGAACCGGGCGAGACGGCGTGTTATGCGCCACGCGATCCAGCCGGGGATCGAGGCCAGAACGCCATAGAGCGCGGCAACAAGAATGCGCATCAGGGGCCAGCCACGCTTGAACAGGCGCAGGCTTGTCTTGCCGGTGAGTTCGATGACCGCACGCGTTTTCTTGCCAAGCACCTTGGCCATGGCGGCGACCCCGCCGATCTCCGCGGCGCTTTCGATATGAGGTAGGATGCGCAGCGTTTCCGCCGGGCCGAGACGCGAGGCGATATCGCCGACCTCGTCCAGTGTCGCGACGAGGCGACTATGGCGGGCCGTTTCCAGATGTTTACCGGCGACGCGTCTCAATCCGGCGATGTCGGTGGCGTCGATGCCGGCCAGGTCCGTCTTCAACCGGGGCATGTCGATGGCCTGGCGGGCCATACCGACCATGTCGTCGAGCAGGGGAGCGGCCAAGCGTCCCGTGCGCTTCGCGGCTTTCGTTACCGATGCACCGACCCTGACCGGCAGCGCCGCGCCGCCTGTTGCCCAGGTCGCCGTGGTGATGCCTAAGCCGACGCCAGACAGGATCAGAATGAACTCATCATAGGGTTCGCCCGCGACCATCGCACTGCCCTCAAGGGCGATGTCCCGGACATCGCCGACGACGGTCAGGTCGGATGCCACGGCGCCGCCGAACGAGGCGAGGTCGTCGGTCTCGCCGGTCACGAAACCCGTCGCGAAGCTGGTGCTTTCGCGCCAGGTGCTCTGCCAGATGCCGTGGGCTTCGTTCAGCTCGGCGTGCACCTCGGGAGGCAGGCTGTAACCCGCAAACGTCGCAGTTTCGGCGTAGACGTCGGCGGTCTCGATGTCGTCGGCGGCCAGGGCCGACTCGATGCGCGCGGCAAAGTCGTCAGCGGTCATCGTGGCGCGCAGGGCGTCATGAACCACCATCGCATCCGTACGATCGTCGGCCAAAACGATCACGACCGCCGCGATGGCCGCCACCCAGAACAAGACGATTGCCGCGTATGTCCACCACCTGCCCATGACCGCCATGGTGACGCGCAAATGCAGGCAAAATCATGACATTTCAATAAGTTGAGGGTTGAGCTGCACCTAGCAGTTCAACGCTCTCTACAAGTCATCTCGCTGACAGATACAAGCGGATTTTCCCCAGCTAAGTCCGGGGCTTAGGCGGCTTTCTTCAGGCGATCGAACGCCGCGATCACATCGGCCGTCGAGCACCGCGCGCCGGTCTGCAGATACTCCATGGCATCCAGCGACGCCTCGTGACGGGCATAAGTGGAACCGCCAACGCAATCCTCGACCACGCGCATGTAGTAGTCGTGTTGATGGCCGTCGACAAAGGTGTAGTGGACGCAGACATCGGTCAGTTCGCCGCACAGGATCAGGGTATCGGCCTTCAGACCTTTCAGCAGGATTTCCAGATCGGTGCCGAAAAACGCCGAATAGCGCCGTTTTACGATGTGATACTCGCCCTCTTGCGGCCGCACGCGGTGATGAATGGCCGTGCTGGGCACGCCGTCGACACAGTGGACGTCCTCGCTGCCGTCGAGTTCCCGGCCAAAATCGACGTGGTCCGGGCGATGCACCTCCTGGATGAACACAAGCGGGATGCCGTTCTGCCGCGCGGCGCCGACCAGTTTTTCGGCGTTGTCGAGCAGTCGGTCACGGTCCCCCATATAGGGAATGCCTGAATCACCGGAGTCGTCGTTATTGCCGCCTTGAATGTCGATTACGATCAGGACCGGCTGTCCTTCGATAAAAGCTGGCATCGGAACCTCCTTCGTCGGATCGGACCATTCTAGGCCTTTTGCCGGCGTGCGCCTACAGCGTGCGGCCCATGAACACCCGCCGGGTCGTATCCAGCCCAAACGCGGCTTCCTCGGCTTCGATCGCCCGCAAGGCTGGTGTCAATTCGGCATGCTCTAGACGCCGGAAGCCTAACCGCTCGTAGTAGGGCGCGTTCCATGGAACATCGGCGAAGGTCGAGAGCATGACGGTGCTGTCGCCGCGATCCCGGGCGGCATCACAGACCGCGGCGATCAACCGTCCACCAATGCCACGGCGCTGATAGGCACGCATCACATCGAGCTCCTGGATATAGAGCGCGCCGTCGACGAGCCGGGCAAGAACAAACCCGATCGGCACATCGTTGCCGTCGCAGGCGACCCAAAGCTGCGACTCTGCTTGCGCCTCGCGAAGGGTTTCAATGTCGGTCGGCGGGTCATTGCTGATCTCGGCCATGCCGATCTCGACAAAAACACCGGCAGCGTCGTTCTCGATCAGGCGGCAGGCCTGCAGGTCTTCGCGTTGCGCCAGGCGTATCTGGATGGTGTTGTCAGGCGTTGGAAGGGCTCCTCAGTCTTCCAACGCGACGGCGTCGCCGACCGCGACATGGCCCGGCGACGTGACACGGCAGGTGACGCCGCCGCGCCAATCCGGCGTCAGGGCCTGGCGCAGACCGGCGACCTGTTCTTCCATGCGGTTGCACGGGTCGGTCTCGCCGGTGATCTGAAGCGCCAGATCGCCAATTCGGATGGTCTTGCCGACCTTGCCCTCGACGCGCAGTCCTTCGATCAAGATGTTGGAGCGCCGGGTCGTCCAGGGGATTTCCTTGCCCAGCTCGTCGCAGGCCGCCTGCCAGCTTTCTTTGGTCAGGACGGTGACTTGCCGGTCGTCGGGGTCGCCGCGGTAGTCGCCGTCAACGCCGGCCTCC
The sequence above is a segment of the Pseudomonadota bacterium genome. Coding sequences within it:
- a CDS encoding MAPEG family protein — encoded protein: MAFVALVTLLALGFYMFLAARTAQHRGKAGIKAPATVGDEKFERAFRIHQNTAEQMIFFLPSMWICGYFVTWTWAGIGGLIWIAGRVLYAVSYKNDPPSRGPGFLIAFAAASILWLVGLIGAFSTL
- a CDS encoding DUF4396 domain-containing protein — encoded protein: MLMGALLVWYVLTFGAVVFVIWDQTTNTPSVGVMKLAWVLVMLYTGPIGLFVYLLSCRQPLPGTHDAFIAPHWKQTIGSMAHCLAGDATGIIISAAIVYHFMLPNGIDLIIEYLSAFVVGLLVFQALFMKSMFGSYWVAVRKTFFAETVSMNMVMFGMIPTMVILMHVVPDGDNPWNPAFWGVMSVATMIGGITAYPINSWLVGKGYKHGMMTASSADKPAAAMGSHGEHAGHAMSGHAHHGGHEGGGGHHHASGMPEPSGTTVVTVSLGTFVLMLAAAAVASRFAPISF
- a CDS encoding cysteine hydrolase, yielding MPAFIEGQPVLIVIDIQGGNNDDSGDSGIPYMGDRDRLLDNAEKLVGAARQNGIPLVFIQEVHRPDHVDFGRELDGSEDVHCVDGVPSTAIHHRVRPQEGEYHIVKRRYSAFFGTDLEILLKGLKADTLILCGELTDVCVHYTFVDGHQHDYYMRVVEDCVGGSTYARHEASLDAMEYLQTGARCSTADVIAAFDRLKKAA
- a CDS encoding GNAT family N-acetyltransferase, which codes for MAEISNDPPTDIETLREAQAESQLWVACDGNDVPIGFVLARLVDGALYIQELDVMRAYQRRGIGGRLIAAVCDAARDRGDSTVMLSTFADVPWNAPYYERLGFRRLEHAELTPALRAIEAEEAAFGLDTTRRVFMGRTL
- a CDS encoding MOSC domain-containing protein — encoded protein: MTGRVLSIARREKSRAPMEEIKETGVSLEAGVDGDYRGDPDDRQVTVLTKESWQAACDELGKEIPWTTRRSNILIEGLRVEGKVGKTIRIGDLALQITGETDPCNRMEEQVAGLRQALTPDWRGGVTCRVTSPGHVAVGDAVALED